In Bactrocera oleae isolate idBacOlea1 chromosome 3, idBacOlea1, whole genome shotgun sequence, a genomic segment contains:
- the LOC106614939 gene encoding uncharacterized protein isoform X2, whose translation MSVPKIEDLKSVVQPYLAGGELQSYSTRYLTKPGDNYGSCMLAIAAKIKTLNGLIEELPLIAKLPPVTNDLYWQIFQPERTCITENKMYEIVVPEIQLLQLEAGLSKDKLFDALPGYYGSRISLDPNATKVDRNAVLVQENLQASGYRAGNRHKMFDFVHAKLVLEYMAQYHALPIALRIKKSELFARTLRPYFNRFNMNTTMGDEVKNEMRREVHEDLQLATNNNEEAVNEILERIQMYDEWLEQPEAADGLYTSLVHCDMWINNIMFKYDDRDQPTKLKFVDFQIAQYESFVHDIIFFLFSSVDCTVLEDNFESFLQIYYDAFIHNLQEVQINTDDYSYDGFLNEVRRVGPIEIPHPIFMTKVILADSSTLPEDFKDLDMTTLSKNRGLKTVTKRLEDILRLAKKFKLV comes from the exons ATGTCCGTACCGAAAATTGAGGATCTGAAGAGTGTTGTACAGCCATATTTAGCTGGCGGAGAGTTGCAGTCGTATAGCACTCGTTACCTCACCAAGCCAGGCGACAACTATGGCAGCTGCATGCTGGCTATAGCTGCCAAAATTAAAACTCTAAATGGGCTCATCGAAGAACTACCATTAATTGCGAAATTGCCCCCTGTGACGAACGATTTATACTGGCAAATATTTCAACCGGAACGCACTTGCATTACCGAGAACAAAATGTATGAGATTGTGGTACCAGAAATACAGCTATTGCAACTTGAAGCTGGCTTATCGAAGGATAAACTATTTGATGCGCTTCCTGGTTACTATGGAAGTCGGATATCACTTGATCCAAATGCTACCAAAGTTGACAGAAATGCTGTTCTAGTGCAGGAAAATCTCCAGGCGTCTGGCTACAGAGCTGGCAATCGTCACAAAATGTTCGATTTCGTTCATGCGAAACTCGTCTTGGAATATATGGCGCAGTATCATGCGCTACCTATTGCTTTGCGCATTAAAAAGTCAGAGTTATTTGCAAGAACCTTACGCCCATATTTCAATCGCTTCAATATGAATACCACAATGGGCGATGAAGTGAAAAACGAAATGCGCAGA GAAGTACATGAAGATCTACAGTTGGCCACTAACAACAATGAAGAAGCGGTCAATGAAATTCTAGAGAGGATTCAAATGTACGATGAATGGTTGGAGCAACCAGAAGCTGCCGATGGATTATACACCAGCTTGGTACACTGCGATATGTGGATAAACAATATCATGTTTAAATATG ACGATAGAGATCAACCCACGAAGTTAAAATTTGTAGACTTCCAAATAGCACAATATGAGTCCTTCGTGCACGATATTATATTTTTCCTCTTCTCTAGCGTCGATTGCACCGTGCTTGAAGATAATTTcgaaagttttttgcaaatttattatgACGCTTTTATACATAACCTGCAAGAAGTTCAAATCAATACAGATGATTACTCCTATGATGG attCTTGAATGAAGTGCGACGCGTGGGACCAATTGAAATTCCACATCCGATATTTATGACAAAAGTAATTTTAGCCGACAGCAGCACACTTCCGGAAGATTTCAAGGACTTAGATATGActactttaagtaaaaatcgtGGACTGAAAACGGTTACTAAACGATTGGAAGATATTTTGCGGTtggcgaaaaaatttaaattagtttaa
- the LOC106614939 gene encoding uncharacterized protein isoform X1, with product MYSLQKMSVPKIEDLKSVVQPYLAGGELQSYSTRYLTKPGDNYGSCMLAIAAKIKTLNGLIEELPLIAKLPPVTNDLYWQIFQPERTCITENKMYEIVVPEIQLLQLEAGLSKDKLFDALPGYYGSRISLDPNATKVDRNAVLVQENLQASGYRAGNRHKMFDFVHAKLVLEYMAQYHALPIALRIKKSELFARTLRPYFNRFNMNTTMGDEVKNEMRREVHEDLQLATNNNEEAVNEILERIQMYDEWLEQPEAADGLYTSLVHCDMWINNIMFKYDDRDQPTKLKFVDFQIAQYESFVHDIIFFLFSSVDCTVLEDNFESFLQIYYDAFIHNLQEVQINTDDYSYDGFLNEVRRVGPIEIPHPIFMTKVILADSSTLPEDFKDLDMTTLSKNRGLKTVTKRLEDILRLAKKFKLV from the exons ATGTATAGTTTGCAGAAAATGTCCGTACCGAAAATTGAGGATCTGAAGAGTGTTGTACAGCCATATTTAGCTGGCGGAGAGTTGCAGTCGTATAGCACTCGTTACCTCACCAAGCCAGGCGACAACTATGGCAGCTGCATGCTGGCTATAGCTGCCAAAATTAAAACTCTAAATGGGCTCATCGAAGAACTACCATTAATTGCGAAATTGCCCCCTGTGACGAACGATTTATACTGGCAAATATTTCAACCGGAACGCACTTGCATTACCGAGAACAAAATGTATGAGATTGTGGTACCAGAAATACAGCTATTGCAACTTGAAGCTGGCTTATCGAAGGATAAACTATTTGATGCGCTTCCTGGTTACTATGGAAGTCGGATATCACTTGATCCAAATGCTACCAAAGTTGACAGAAATGCTGTTCTAGTGCAGGAAAATCTCCAGGCGTCTGGCTACAGAGCTGGCAATCGTCACAAAATGTTCGATTTCGTTCATGCGAAACTCGTCTTGGAATATATGGCGCAGTATCATGCGCTACCTATTGCTTTGCGCATTAAAAAGTCAGAGTTATTTGCAAGAACCTTACGCCCATATTTCAATCGCTTCAATATGAATACCACAATGGGCGATGAAGTGAAAAACGAAATGCGCAGA GAAGTACATGAAGATCTACAGTTGGCCACTAACAACAATGAAGAAGCGGTCAATGAAATTCTAGAGAGGATTCAAATGTACGATGAATGGTTGGAGCAACCAGAAGCTGCCGATGGATTATACACCAGCTTGGTACACTGCGATATGTGGATAAACAATATCATGTTTAAATATG ACGATAGAGATCAACCCACGAAGTTAAAATTTGTAGACTTCCAAATAGCACAATATGAGTCCTTCGTGCACGATATTATATTTTTCCTCTTCTCTAGCGTCGATTGCACCGTGCTTGAAGATAATTTcgaaagttttttgcaaatttattatgACGCTTTTATACATAACCTGCAAGAAGTTCAAATCAATACAGATGATTACTCCTATGATGG attCTTGAATGAAGTGCGACGCGTGGGACCAATTGAAATTCCACATCCGATATTTATGACAAAAGTAATTTTAGCCGACAGCAGCACACTTCCGGAAGATTTCAAGGACTTAGATATGActactttaagtaaaaatcgtGGACTGAAAACGGTTACTAAACGATTGGAAGATATTTTGCGGTtggcgaaaaaatttaaattagtttaa
- the Ir25a gene encoding ionotropic receptor 25a, with translation MMPSAHLKFYNNILIFLKIISLASLATGQTNQNINVFFINDADNEPAAKAVTVVSTYLKKNPSYGISIQIDQVEANKTDAKTLLESICSKYAESIDRKQPPHVVFDTTKSGISSETVKSFTQALGLPTISASYGQEGDLRQWRDMDESKQKYLLQVMPPADLIPEVVRSIVRKMNITNAAILYDDTFVMDHKYKSLLQNIQTRHVITGIAKEGKREREEQIEKLRNLDINNFFILGNLMSIRMVLESVKPTYFERNFAWHAITQSEGEVSSQRDNATIMFLKPMSYAQNRDRFGRLKTTFNLNEEPQIMSAFYFDLALRTFLAIKDMLQSGAWPKNMEYIGCDEFQGGNTPERNIDLRAAFTMIQEPTSYGVFELVTQPGKAFNGYSYMKFEMDINVLQIRGGNSVNTKSIGTWTAGLDSPLVVKDEDVMKNLTADTVYRIFTVVQAPFIIKDEKAPKGYKGYCIDLINEIADIVHFDYTIQEVEDGKFGNMDEKGEWNGIVKKLMDKQADIGLGSMHVMAEREIVIDFTVPYYDLVGITIMMQRPQVPSSLFKFLTVLETNVWLCILAAYFFTSFLMWIFDRWSPYSYQNNREKYKDDDEKREFNLKECLWFCMTSLTPQGGGEAPKNLSGRLVAATWWLFGFIIIASYTANLAAFLTVSRLDTPVESLDDLAKQYKILYAPLNGSSAMTYFQRMANIEQRFYEIWKDLSLNDSLTPLERSKLAVWDYPVSDKYTKMWQAMQEAQLPATLEEAVERVRNSTSATGFAFLGDATDIRYLVMTNCDLQIVGEEFSRKPYAIAVQQGSHLKDQFNNAILTLLNKRQLEKLKEKWWKNDETQAKCDKPEDQSDGISIHNIGGVFIVIFVGIGMACITLVFEYWWYKYRKNPRIVDVIEANSGGKDGKTVDSVILGQAGKEYDKGGNTVLRPRFHQYPTTFKPRF, from the exons atgaTGCCAAGTGCACATTTAAAATTCTACaacaatattttgatatttttgaaaataatatcacTCGCAAGCCTTGCTACCGGACAAACCAATCAAAACATCAATGTTT tTTTTATTAACGATGCTGACAACGAGCCTGCAGCCAAAGCTGTTACAGTGGTATCaacatatttgaagaaaaatccTAGTTATGGAATATCAATTCAGATTGACCAAGTCGAGGCAAACAAAACCGATGCTAAAACACTTTTGGAATCAA TTTGTTCTAAATACGCGGAGAGCATTGACCGTAAACAACCCCCTCATGTCGTATTCGATACCACAAAATCGGGAATATCTTCGGAAACGGTCAAATCATTTACTCAAGCTTTGGGGTTACCAACTATCAGCGCCTCTTATGGACAGGAAGGAGATTTACGCCAATGGCGCGATATGGATGagagcaaacaaaaatatttgctccAAGTAATGCCTCCGGCTGATCTTATACCTGAAGTTGTGCGCAGTATTGTACGGAAAATGAATATAACCAATGCAGCCATTCTATATGACGACACCTTCGTCATGGATCATAAGTACAAATCATTATTGCAAAACATACAAACGCGCCATGTCATTACTGGCATTGCGAAGGAGGGAAAACGAGAACGTGAAGAGCAGATAGAGAAACTACGTAATTtagacataaataattttttcatactgGGGAATTTAATGTCTATTCGTATGGTTTTAG AATCAGTAAAACCGACATATTTTGAACGTAACTTTGCATGGCACGCCATAACTCAGAGTGAAGGTGAAGTGAGTAGTCAACGTGACAACGCCACTATAATGTTCTTGAAACCAATGTCATATGCTCAGAACCGTGACCGCTTTGGGCGTCTAAAGACCACTTTCAATTTGAACGAGGAACCACAAATAATGTCagcattttattttgatttggcCCTTCGCACTTTTTTAGCGATCAA GGATATGTTACAATCGGGAGCTTGGCCAAAAAATATGGAGTATATTGGCTGTGATGAGTTTCAAGGTGGTAATACCCCAGAGAGAAATATAGATCTTAGAGCTGCTTTTACAATG ATTCAGGAGCCAACTTCTTATGGCGTGTTTGAATTAGTTACACAACCAGGAAAAGCATTTAATGGGTACAGTTATATGAAATTTGAAATGGACATTAATGTTCTACAAATTCGTGGAGGGAACTCTGTAAATACAAAATCAATTGGTACTTGGACCGCAGGATTAGACTCTCCGTTAGTGGTTAAAGATGAAGACGTAATGAAAAACCTAACCGCCGATACGGTCTATCGCATCTTTACAGTAGTT CAAGCTCCCTTCATTATTAAAGATGAGAAGGCCCCAAAGGGTTATAAAGGCTATTGCATTGATTTAATCAACGAGATAGCAGACATAGTACATTTTGACTATACTATTCAAGAGGTAGAAGACGGAAAATTTGGCAACATGGATGAAAAGGGCGAATGGAACggaattgtgaaaaaattaatggACAAACAAGCAGACATTGGCTTAGGTTCCATGCATGTTATGGCTGAACGTGAAATTGTTATTGACTTTACGGTACCTTACTATGATCTGGTTGGGATTACGATTATGATGCAACGACCGCAGGTCCCCAGTTCtttgttcaaatttttaacagtacttGAGACGAACGTTTGGTTGTGCATTTTGGCAGCTTATTTCTTTACTAGTTTTTTGATGTGGATTTTTGATCGATGGAGCCCCTACAGTTACCAGAATAATCGTGAAAAATATAAGGATGACGATGAGAAACGTGAATTCAACCTAAAGGAATGTCTTTGGTTTTGTATGACTTCCTTGACACCGCAAGGCGGCGGTGAGGCGCCGAAAAACCTTTCCGGCCGTTTGGTGGCAGCCACTTGGTGGCTATTCGG GTTCATCATTATTGCATCATACACAGCCAATTTGGCTGCATTTTTAACTGTATCTCGTCTCGATACACCAGTGGAGTCTTTGGATGATCTTGCTAAGCAATACAAAATTCTATATGCACCGTTAAATGGCTCCTCAGCAATGACTTATTTTCAAAGAATGGCCAATATTGAGCAacgtttttatgaaatttggaaAGACTTGTCGTTGAATGATTCCCTCACGCCACTAGAGCGCTCAAAACTAGCTGTTTGGGATTACCCGGTTAGTGATAAATATACGAAAATGTGGCAGGCCATGCAGGAAGCCCAGTTACCAGCTACCCTTGAAGAGGCGGTAGAAAGAGTTCGCAATTCAACTTCAGCCACCGGTTTCGCCTTTCTCGGCGATGCCACAGATATTCGATACCTTGTGATGACCAATTGTGATTTGCAGATTGTAGGTGAAGAATTCTCCAGAAAACCATATGCCATTGCCGTTCAACAAGGATCACATCTCAAAGACCAATTTAACAATGC AATTTTAACATTACTCAACAAACGGCAACTGGAGAAATTGAAGGAAAAGTGGTGGAAAAATGACGAAACGCAAGCCAAATGTGACAAGCCAGAAGACCAGTCAGACGGTATTTCCATACACAATATTGGTGGAgtctttattgttatatttgttgGAATTGGCATGGCCTGTATCACATTGGTGTTTGAGTACTGGTGGTACAAATATCGAAAGAATCCCCGCATTGTGGACGTTATTGAAGCAAACTCTGGCGGAAAAGATGGCAAGACAGTCGACAGTGTTATCCTTGGGCAGGCTGGAAAAGAGTACGACAAGGGTGGTAATACCGTGCTTCGGCCACGATTTCATCAGTATCCAACCACATTTAAACCacgattttaa
- the Fnta gene encoding protein farnesyltransferase/geranylgeranyltransferase type-1 subunit alpha produces the protein MSDSDSDDWSEEWIPYSERNEWADIVPIPQDDGEHPIVAIAYSPKFREVFDYFRAILAHREKSQRALDLTADALRLNPANYTVWQYRRDILRALESDLYEELDYLDEVIRDNAKNYQVWHHRRVIVEMLNDSTKELELTEVALERDNKNYHAWQHRQWAIKTFDLFENELSFVDRLIAEDIRNNSAWNQRFFVLKHYGFTPDVVQREIQYTMNRIRVVKNNESAWNYLGGILKYEDNGTRNCHHEVLSFCEELYSSGVRSPYLLAFLIDLYKDQCLQQSNVAESDVLSRKVFNLCNDMSKKYDIVRRKYWQYIAEKFKVNLSEK, from the exons ATGAGCGATAGTGATAGCGACGACTGGTCTGAAGAATGGATTCCTTATAGTGAGCGAAACGAATGGGCTGACATTGTACCGATTCCTCAAGATGATGGTGAACATCCTATTGTTGCTATAGCCTACAGTCCTAAAT TCCGAGAAGTGTTTGATTATTTCCGCGCAATACTGGCACATAGAGAGAAATCACAGAGAGCTTTGGATTTAACCGCAGACGCATTGCGGCTTAATCCTGCAAATTATACTGTATGGCAATATCGGCGTGATATACTACGAGCCTTGGAATCTGACCTGTACGAAGAGTTAGACTATTTGGATGAAGTTATAAGAGACAATGCCAAAAATTATCAAGTTTGGCACCATCGTCGTGTTATTGTGGAAATGTTAAATGATTCCACGAAGGAACTGGAGTTGACAGAAGTAGCTCTAGAGCGTGATAACAAAAATTACCACGCATGGCAACATAGGCAATGGGCCATAAAAACGTTTGA CCTTTTTGAAAACGAACTGTCTTTTGTGGATCGTCTGATTGCCGAAGATATTCGAAATAACTCAGCTTGGAATCAGCGCTTTTTCGTACTTAAGCATTATGGATTCACTCCAGATGTAGTGCAACGCGAGATTCAGTATACAATGAACCGTATTCGTGTGGTGAAAAATAACGAAAGCGCTTGGAATTATTTAGGAGGCATTTTGAAATATGAAGATAACGGTACAAGAAACTGTCACCATGAAGTTTTGTCGTTTTGTGAAGAATTGTATTCTAGTGGTGTACGATCACCTTACCTATTGGCCTTTTTAATCGATCTTTATAAAGATCAATGTCTCCAACAATCAAATGTGGCAGAATCTGATGTATTGTCGCGAAAGGTTTTCAACCTTTGTAATGACATGtctaaaaaatatgatattgtACGGCGTAAATATTGGCAATATATTGCTGAAaagtttaaagtaaatttatcagaaaaatag